From a single Shewanella denitrificans OS217 genomic region:
- the erpA gene encoding iron-sulfur cluster insertion protein ErpA, with amino-acid sequence MTEQTDAAMPIKFTDAAAIKVKGLLEEEQNPELKLRVYVTGGGCSGFQYGFTFDEKSSADDFVIEKQGVKLVVDPMSLQYLVGGEVDYTSGLEGSRFFVKNPNASSTCGCGASFSV; translated from the coding sequence ATGACCGAACAGACAGATGCAGCAATGCCTATAAAATTTACTGATGCTGCGGCAATTAAGGTGAAGGGCCTGCTCGAAGAAGAACAGAACCCAGAACTTAAGCTACGCGTTTATGTCACTGGCGGTGGTTGCTCAGGTTTCCAATATGGCTTCACTTTCGATGAAAAAAGCAGTGCAGATGACTTTGTCATAGAAAAACAGGGCGTTAAGCTAGTTGTTGACCCTATGAGCCTACAGTATTTAGTTGGCGGTGAAGTCGATTACACCTCTGGCCTTGAAGGTTCACGTTTCTTCGTGAAAAACCCTAATGCAAGCTCTACTTGCGGTTGTGGTGCCAGCTTCTCGGTATAA
- a CDS encoding anhydro-N-acetylmuramic acid kinase, whose product MSKPEYFIGLMSGTSMDGVDAVLVDFSQAKPQLIAGHTQAIPKHLLKGLQRLCNPAADEINRLGRLDRAVGSLFADAVNALLEKTNIPKSQIIAIGSHGQTVRHMPNLEVGFTLQIGDPNTIAVETGIDVIADFRRKDIALGGQGAPLVPAFHQQVFAEKDQIRVILNIGGIANVTYLPGNSEQVLGFDTGPGNTLIDAYILQNLEQAFDEDGQWADSGNSNQALLTQMLSHPYFSLHYPKSTGRELFNQAWLEQQLANFSHLDAEDIQSTLLDLTCHSIANDINKLAPKGQLFVCGGGALNGALMKRLTQLVPGYQLQTTSALGVDAKWVEGIAFAWLAMRHHHNLPANLPAVTGASKSAVLGGRYSAK is encoded by the coding sequence ATGAGCAAGCCTGAATATTTTATCGGCCTAATGTCTGGCACCAGCATGGATGGCGTAGATGCCGTTTTGGTGGATTTCTCCCAAGCTAAACCTCAATTAATCGCCGGCCACACCCAAGCTATTCCTAAGCATCTACTTAAGGGCCTACAAAGATTATGTAACCCTGCCGCCGATGAGATTAATCGTTTAGGCCGCTTAGACAGAGCCGTGGGCAGCTTGTTTGCCGATGCGGTTAATGCCTTGCTTGAGAAAACTAATATCCCTAAGTCGCAGATCATTGCCATAGGTAGCCACGGTCAGACTGTGCGTCATATGCCCAATTTAGAGGTGGGTTTTACCCTGCAAATTGGCGATCCCAATACCATAGCCGTTGAGACAGGCATAGATGTCATCGCCGATTTTCGTCGTAAAGACATTGCCTTAGGTGGTCAAGGCGCTCCCTTAGTGCCCGCTTTCCACCAGCAAGTGTTTGCCGAAAAAGATCAAATCAGGGTCATTTTAAACATTGGCGGTATCGCCAATGTGACTTACCTGCCCGGCAACAGCGAGCAAGTGCTAGGGTTTGATACCGGCCCTGGTAACACCTTAATTGATGCGTATATTCTACAAAACCTAGAGCAAGCCTTCGATGAAGATGGCCAATGGGCAGACTCAGGAAACAGCAATCAAGCCCTGTTAACCCAAATGCTATCCCATCCGTATTTTTCGCTGCACTACCCTAAAAGTACCGGCCGGGAGTTGTTTAACCAAGCTTGGCTCGAGCAGCAACTGGCTAACTTTAGCCACTTAGATGCCGAAGATATCCAATCCACCTTGCTGGACTTAACCTGTCACAGCATAGCCAATGACATCAATAAACTCGCCCCTAAAGGTCAGTTATTCGTCTGCGGTGGTGGGGCCTTAAATGGCGCGTTAATGAAGCGCTTAACTCAGCTTGTACCTGGGTATCAGCTGCAAACCACTTCGGCCTTAGGTGTAGATGCCAAATGGGTAGAAGGCATAGCGTTTGCGTGGCTTGCCATGCGCCATCATCATAATTTACCCGCCAACTTACCCGCGGTGACGGGTGCATCAAAATCTGCTGTACTTGGTGGGCGCTACAGCGCTAAATAA
- a CDS encoding DUF6776 family protein has translation MLNYHRWLDRLQALERRYGNSRASLTALCVIVFLLGGLSYRLWLDFAPEETQYSTSGKRKLTLELERQTQETARKNLALAIEQEANAEMQKMFTRQLAQQKVLEKELAFYRSVMAPETNAEGLAIHALELTPGLVVNRYQVRLILTQLQKRKYNLRGRAQLLFIGLVDGKHTELSLDKLTKTKFDFAFQYFQILDAEINLPANFSLARVELKAKVRAGRGNKAATLSQVFDVSELLASEKELGVILEQNSQVKDNSLNSVTKR, from the coding sequence ATGCTAAATTATCATCGCTGGCTTGATCGACTGCAAGCGTTAGAGCGCCGTTATGGCAACTCAAGGGCGTCTTTAACGGCGCTTTGTGTGATCGTTTTCCTGCTCGGTGGCTTGAGCTATCGTCTATGGCTCGATTTTGCCCCCGAAGAAACTCAGTATAGCACCAGCGGTAAGCGTAAATTGACGCTAGAGCTTGAACGGCAAACCCAAGAAACGGCCCGTAAAAACTTAGCGTTAGCCATAGAGCAAGAAGCCAATGCTGAGATGCAAAAAATGTTTACTCGTCAGCTGGCACAACAAAAAGTGCTGGAGAAAGAGCTGGCGTTTTATCGCAGCGTGATGGCGCCAGAAACCAACGCGGAAGGACTGGCTATCCATGCTCTGGAATTAACCCCTGGGCTGGTGGTGAATCGCTACCAAGTCAGACTTATTCTGACGCAATTACAGAAAAGAAAATACAACCTTCGCGGCAGGGCGCAGTTGCTCTTTATTGGCTTGGTGGATGGCAAGCACACTGAACTCAGTTTAGATAAACTGACAAAGACCAAATTTGATTTTGCGTTTCAATATTTTCAAATTTTAGATGCCGAAATTAATCTTCCTGCCAACTTCAGCCTAGCGAGAGTAGAGCTGAAGGCTAAGGTCCGTGCGGGGCGGGGGAATAAAGCGGCGACCTTAAGCCAAGTGTTCGATGTCAGTGAATTATTAGCCTCAGAAAAAGAACTTGGGGTAATACTTGAACAAAATAGTCAGGTAAAGGATAATTCGCTTAATAGTGTGACTAAGAGGTAA
- a CDS encoding peptidoglycan DD-metalloendopeptidase family protein produces the protein MAKLITLFKLLPKAHQLALTLLSLFTLVILMLPSEDALASKQTPTNTKANIDFTEDDLLFARSNPSPLALEARQADSVDADMDTFGNQDLLLNSVQAQIRAKKQQLRAADDDQKNVEYFEVVNGDTLGGLFSRAGLSAKDVFDIANLPLAKKNLLKIIPGEEIAITKSPEGELSEVSYRIDKVSTLVISKNDSGYVEKINTKEIEIRSQYVSAKIKSNFWNAAADAGLSANHIMQLANIFAWDVDFALDLRRNDHFSLIVEQEFADGEFLRNGNILAAEFVNQGERHTAVRYSDGEYYSEAGNSLRKAFLRSPVDFKYVSSNFNPRRLHPVTGQVKAHRGVDYVAAVGTPIKSAGRGKVIEAGYNQFNGNYVFIRHNGTYTTKYLHLTKRNVSRGDSVKQGQIIGTLGRTGRVTGAHLHYEFIVNGVHRNPRTVSLPKSDPIARSEKQKFQRLSQDLMAKLKQNQQVQLASN, from the coding sequence ATGGCAAAGCTTATAACTTTATTTAAATTGCTGCCAAAAGCACATCAACTAGCGCTAACGTTGTTAAGCCTATTCACATTGGTCATTCTGATGTTGCCATCGGAAGACGCCTTGGCCTCTAAACAGACGCCGACTAATACCAAGGCCAATATCGATTTCACCGAAGACGATTTATTGTTTGCCCGCAGTAATCCCTCTCCTTTAGCCCTTGAAGCCAGACAAGCTGACTCTGTCGACGCCGACATGGACACCTTTGGCAATCAAGATTTATTGCTCAATAGCGTTCAAGCTCAAATAAGAGCCAAAAAGCAGCAATTAAGAGCCGCCGATGACGATCAAAAAAATGTCGAATACTTTGAAGTGGTTAACGGCGATACTTTAGGTGGGCTTTTTAGTCGCGCCGGATTAAGCGCCAAAGACGTCTTCGATATCGCCAATTTGCCACTGGCGAAGAAAAATCTACTGAAAATCATTCCCGGTGAAGAAATTGCCATCACCAAAAGCCCTGAGGGAGAACTCTCAGAGGTCAGCTACCGCATAGATAAAGTGTCAACCTTAGTGATCAGTAAAAATGATTCAGGCTATGTTGAAAAAATTAACACCAAAGAAATTGAGATCCGCAGCCAATATGTCAGCGCCAAAATCAAAAGCAACTTTTGGAATGCTGCCGCCGATGCAGGGCTTTCGGCCAACCATATTATGCAACTGGCCAACATCTTCGCCTGGGATGTGGATTTTGCCTTAGATTTACGCCGTAACGATCATTTCTCATTAATTGTTGAGCAAGAGTTTGCCGACGGTGAGTTTTTACGTAATGGAAATATCTTGGCGGCAGAGTTTGTCAACCAAGGTGAACGTCATACCGCGGTGCGTTACTCCGATGGTGAGTATTATTCAGAAGCGGGTAACAGCCTGCGTAAGGCGTTTTTACGCTCGCCTGTTGATTTCAAATACGTCAGCTCAAACTTCAATCCTCGCCGCCTGCACCCAGTGACCGGCCAAGTTAAAGCCCACAGAGGGGTGGATTATGTCGCCGCCGTTGGCACGCCCATCAAGTCTGCTGGCCGGGGTAAAGTCATTGAGGCGGGTTACAACCAGTTCAACGGAAATTATGTGTTTATTAGGCATAACGGCACCTATACCACTAAATACCTGCATTTGACCAAGCGCAACGTCAGCCGCGGCGATAGCGTTAAACAGGGGCAGATCATAGGCACTCTTGGCCGTACTGGCCGTGTTACCGGTGCCCATTTGCATTACGAATTTATCGTCAATGGCGTACATCGCAACCCAAGAACGGTCAGCTTGCCAAAGTCAGATCCCATCGCCCGCAGCGAAAAACAAAAATTCCAAAGGCTCAGCCAAGATTTAATGGCTAAGCTTAAGCAAAATCAGCAAGTGCAACTTGCCAGCAACTGA
- a CDS encoding DUF2750 domain-containing protein — MSNAKKSISEQVNMTPEARYDFLVEQIKTEKHIWTLQDQDGCVMLTTDDEDCIPMWSSEEAASLWAVDEWSDCEPLAIPLDEFQERWVSGMEEDDLFVAVFPVQDDLGVVIPPYEFNERLTPRVRPKH, encoded by the coding sequence ATGAGCAATGCAAAAAAATCGATTTCAGAGCAAGTCAACATGACTCCAGAAGCCAGATATGACTTTTTGGTTGAGCAAATCAAAACTGAGAAGCACATTTGGACACTGCAAGATCAAGATGGTTGCGTCATGCTAACCACAGACGATGAAGATTGCATCCCTATGTGGTCGTCTGAAGAAGCCGCTTCGCTTTGGGCCGTCGATGAGTGGAGCGATTGTGAGCCACTGGCGATTCCATTAGATGAGTTTCAAGAGCGCTGGGTTTCAGGCATGGAAGAAGATGACTTGTTTGTTGCAGTATTCCCGGTTCAAGATGATTTAGGTGTGGTTATCCCGCCCTATGAATTCAACGAGCGCTTAACCCCTAGGGTCAGACCAAAGCATTAA